Proteins encoded within one genomic window of uncultured Draconibacterium sp.:
- a CDS encoding DEAD/DEAH box helicase, with protein MDRFEFIIALTEHRYLGLVFQPFLIEKKERFYSVVRLVKPHDLNDPEYSFKPYEKELVQLIEKYSDEVLTKKFSRATSVSDFFASLRPGYFEKQVTPFIEKCMMQVSSILMLSPVRLFRKEAKYSNLYDEDELKVPPFFARPEFEFERTETQTRYKLRIFLEEKEMLLSARSVEVVTNDPCLLIYRNQLVAFEKLNAKKLMPFFEKDFVTVPNTIEDKYYSGFVLNTVRDYDVKAKGFEVVHASAGKKAVLSLENNLQYRPCLVLNFEYGDEKFLPDSTREMAVSVKKQNGTFVYYKTTRDFAWEKKILKVIKKTGLTDDNGSYSLSGVSLFEPQNALYFFVNWLNEKRSQLEEKGIEIKQEQLEKKFYTGSQKLELKTQTKGDWFDVYAVVKFGEFSIPFLQLKKYILNDIREFELPNGEVAVLPEEWFARYKGLLPFGKQQGEHIKFEKHHFTLLQNSIQEVDKEVKQKYEKLVNAEKESPVLPANLKAKLRNYQEEGFNWMYGLYRNGLGGCLADDMGLGKTLQTLTLLLKLKRLKQEIKIHDPVDANGQRDLFADELKSDTVVQPASLIVVPTSLVHNWSNEIRKFTPALKVYQHVGTQRKKAEELGKVASYYDIIITTYGTVRNDIDKLRGTEFFYLILDESQSIKNSSSKTYKAVMDIKARYKLVITGTPIENSLSDLWSQMNFLNPGMLGNLTFFRRTFITPIEKHANEEQMDKLQLMIRPFVLRRKKVEVAKDLPPLMEEVRVCPMVGEQQKMYEQEKSVIRNTILSTIEKEGLKKSQFVVLQGLTKLRQLANHPSLVDDEASERSGKFDEIFRMLSNLVAEKHKVLVFSSFVTHLELLESKIEEEKWKYSKLTGQTTKREKVIKAFQEDEDNRIFLISLKAGGVGLNLTEADYVFIIDPWWNPAAENQAINRAHRIGQDKHVFVYRFITENSIEEKIQKLKDRKSSLADKFINSNNPFEQVTQEEIVALFE; from the coding sequence ATGGACCGATTTGAATTCATAATAGCCTTAACTGAGCACCGTTATCTGGGGCTGGTTTTTCAGCCTTTTTTAATTGAAAAGAAGGAGCGTTTCTATTCGGTGGTACGATTAGTAAAGCCGCACGATCTGAATGATCCGGAATATTCGTTTAAACCCTACGAAAAAGAGCTGGTTCAGTTGATTGAAAAATACAGCGATGAGGTGCTTACAAAAAAATTCTCGCGCGCGACCAGTGTGTCCGATTTTTTTGCATCGTTGCGCCCCGGTTATTTTGAAAAGCAGGTAACACCTTTTATCGAAAAATGTATGATGCAGGTGAGCTCCATTTTAATGCTCAGTCCGGTGCGTTTGTTTCGTAAAGAGGCCAAATATTCGAACCTGTACGACGAGGATGAGTTAAAAGTTCCGCCGTTTTTTGCCCGCCCCGAATTTGAATTTGAGCGTACCGAAACGCAAACTCGTTACAAGTTGCGCATATTTTTGGAAGAAAAGGAAATGCTGTTATCGGCGCGGTCGGTTGAGGTGGTAACCAACGATCCGTGTTTGTTGATTTATCGAAATCAGCTGGTAGCCTTTGAAAAACTGAATGCCAAAAAGTTAATGCCCTTTTTCGAGAAAGATTTCGTTACCGTGCCCAACACCATCGAAGACAAATACTATTCTGGTTTTGTGCTGAATACCGTGCGCGATTATGATGTAAAAGCTAAAGGTTTTGAAGTCGTTCATGCGTCTGCCGGTAAAAAGGCTGTATTGTCGCTCGAAAATAATTTGCAGTATCGCCCGTGTTTGGTGCTAAATTTCGAATATGGCGATGAAAAATTTTTGCCCGATTCTACGCGTGAAATGGCAGTAAGCGTAAAAAAGCAAAACGGCACTTTTGTATATTATAAAACTACGCGCGATTTTGCATGGGAAAAGAAAATCTTGAAAGTCATAAAAAAGACGGGCTTAACGGATGATAACGGATCGTACTCGTTAAGTGGCGTTTCGTTATTTGAGCCCCAAAATGCGCTTTACTTTTTTGTGAACTGGCTCAACGAGAAACGGTCACAGCTGGAAGAAAAAGGTATCGAAATAAAGCAGGAACAGCTGGAAAAGAAATTTTATACCGGCAGCCAAAAACTGGAATTGAAAACGCAAACAAAAGGTGACTGGTTTGATGTTTATGCGGTGGTAAAGTTTGGCGAATTCAGCATTCCATTTCTTCAGCTGAAAAAATACATATTAAATGACATCCGCGAGTTTGAGCTGCCAAACGGTGAAGTTGCTGTGTTGCCCGAAGAATGGTTTGCCCGTTACAAAGGGCTTTTGCCTTTTGGCAAACAACAGGGCGAGCACATCAAGTTCGAAAAGCACCATTTTACTTTGCTGCAAAATTCCATTCAGGAAGTTGATAAGGAGGTTAAACAAAAATACGAGAAGCTGGTGAACGCCGAAAAGGAAAGCCCGGTGCTACCTGCTAATTTAAAAGCCAAATTACGGAATTACCAGGAAGAAGGTTTTAACTGGATGTATGGTTTATATCGAAATGGATTAGGCGGTTGCCTGGCAGACGATATGGGGCTTGGAAAAACCCTGCAAACACTCACACTACTGTTAAAACTAAAACGTTTGAAACAGGAAATCAAGATTCATGATCCTGTTGATGCAAACGGGCAGCGCGATTTGTTTGCCGATGAATTGAAATCGGATACGGTAGTTCAACCGGCCAGTTTAATTGTAGTGCCAACATCCTTGGTGCACAACTGGAGTAACGAGATACGGAAATTTACCCCGGCACTGAAAGTTTATCAGCATGTGGGAACACAGCGCAAAAAGGCTGAGGAACTCGGTAAAGTGGCGTCGTATTACGACATTATTATTACCACCTACGGAACGGTACGTAACGATATCGACAAGTTGCGGGGGACCGAATTTTTTTACCTGATTTTGGATGAAAGTCAGTCGATAAAGAATTCCAGTTCTAAAACCTATAAAGCTGTAATGGATATTAAAGCCCGCTATAAACTGGTAATAACAGGAACGCCGATTGAAAATTCGCTGTCGGATTTGTGGTCACAAATGAATTTCTTAAATCCCGGTATGTTGGGAAACCTGACATTTTTCCGTCGTACATTTATTACGCCCATTGAAAAGCATGCCAACGAAGAGCAAATGGACAAGCTACAATTGATGATCCGTCCGTTTGTTTTACGCCGTAAAAAGGTGGAGGTGGCCAAAGATCTTCCGCCGTTAATGGAAGAAGTACGCGTTTGCCCAATGGTTGGCGAACAGCAAAAGATGTACGAGCAGGAAAAGTCGGTTATCCGAAATACCATTTTGTCGACCATTGAAAAAGAGGGGCTTAAAAAATCGCAGTTTGTGGTTTTGCAGGGACTTACCAAATTGCGTCAGTTGGCCAATCATCCTTCGCTGGTTGATGATGAGGCTTCAGAACGATCGGGTAAATTCGATGAGATCTTTCGCATGTTAAGTAACCTTGTAGCAGAGAAACATAAAGTGTTGGTGTTTTCTTCATTTGTAACCCACCTTGAGCTATTAGAGAGCAAAATTGAAGAAGAAAAGTGGAAGTACAGCAAACTTACCGGGCAAACTACAAAACGCGAAAAAGTGATAAAAGCATTTCAGGAAGATGAGGATAACCGGATATTCCTGATATCGTTAAAAGCCGGAGGAGTAGGGCTCAATCTTACGGAGGCCGATTATGTTTTTATTATCGACCCGTGGTGGAACCCCGCAGCCGAAAACCAGGCCATTAACCGCGCACACCGCATAGGGCAGGATAAACATGTTTTTGTATATCGTTTTATTACCGAAAATTCGATCGAAGAGAAAATTCAAAAACTCAAAGACCGGAAGAGCTCGCTGGCCGATAAATTTATTAATTCCAATAATCCGTTTGAGCAGGTTACGCAGGAGGAAATTGTGGCGCTTTTTGAATAA
- a CDS encoding carbohydrate-binding family 9-like protein — protein MKNLTVKKIDTTTPLSIQEATQLLEKNTDTEAIDILNWEKAFSYKPDIKFRIAHTGNEIWLKFYVHEKNILAQETEINGDVYKDSTVEFFISLDGKNYYNFEFNCIGTPHVGYGPGRGNRTPVLPEVVNQIDIESSLGNEPFAEKSGDFSWEMMICIPTQCLAFDKVQSLNGLEATANFYKCGDETSDPHFVTWNAIDTENPDYHRPEFFAPVKFEN, from the coding sequence ATGAAAAATCTGACCGTTAAGAAAATCGATACGACTACTCCGCTATCAATACAGGAAGCAACACAGCTTTTAGAAAAAAACACTGACACTGAAGCCATTGACATTCTGAATTGGGAAAAAGCTTTTTCATATAAGCCCGACATTAAATTCCGCATTGCACACACCGGCAACGAAATCTGGCTAAAGTTTTATGTTCACGAGAAAAATATTCTGGCACAGGAAACCGAAATAAATGGCGACGTGTATAAAGACAGCACCGTTGAGTTTTTTATTTCGTTGGACGGTAAGAATTATTACAATTTTGAGTTTAATTGTATTGGCACACCACACGTAGGTTATGGACCGGGGCGAGGAAACCGCACCCCTGTTTTGCCTGAAGTTGTTAATCAAATTGATATTGAATCGAGCCTTGGCAACGAGCCATTTGCTGAAAAGTCAGGAGATTTTTCGTGGGAAATGATGATTTGCATTCCAACGCAATGCTTGGCTTTTGATAAAGTTCAAAGTTTAAACGGCCTGGAAGCAACAGCGAATTTCTACAAGTGTGGCGACGAAACATCTGATCCGCATTTTGTTACATGGAATGCCATTGATACAGAGAATCCTGACTATCATCGTCCTGAGTTTTTCGCACCGGTTAAGTTTGAGAACTGA
- a CDS encoding TIGR02594 family protein, translating into MEDLLKIAFAELGTEEIVGSEHNPEVLKYAEEAGIAGITTDEIPWCSNFVNWVAMKAGLEYSKKSNARSWLNVGVKTINPEPGDVVVFWRESPESWKGHVGFFLGVSTDKKRVYCLGGNQGNRVSVSAYRINTVLSYQRLAARQQLVIPDPLLQKGSKGAAVVALQDALKLLNINVGTSDGDFGPKTENGVKELQTRKPELEINGIYNNKTRDLLESLFQA; encoded by the coding sequence ATGGAAGACTTATTAAAAATAGCTTTTGCCGAGCTGGGAACCGAAGAGATTGTTGGTTCGGAACACAACCCTGAAGTTTTAAAATACGCCGAAGAGGCGGGCATTGCAGGCATCACCACCGACGAAATTCCGTGGTGCAGCAATTTTGTTAACTGGGTGGCTATGAAAGCCGGCCTGGAATACTCGAAAAAGTCTAACGCGCGCTCGTGGCTGAATGTTGGGGTAAAAACCATCAATCCCGAGCCGGGCGATGTGGTGGTTTTCTGGCGCGAAAGTCCCGAGTCGTGGAAAGGGCATGTGGGCTTTTTCCTGGGTGTTTCTACCGACAAAAAACGTGTTTACTGTTTGGGGGGCAACCAGGGCAACCGCGTATCGGTTTCGGCATACCGCATAAATACCGTTTTGTCTTATCAACGGTTGGCAGCACGGCAGCAACTCGTTATTCCCGATCCACTATTACAAAAAGGCAGTAAAGGCGCGGCTGTAGTTGCATTGCAGGATGCGCTAAAACTCTTAAATATTAATGTAGGAACTTCCGACGGTGATTTTGGCCCCAAAACAGAAAACGGTGTAAAAGAACTGCAAACACGCAAACCCGAACTGGAAATAAACGGCATTTACAACAACAAAACCCGCGATCTTCTTGAATCATTGTTTCAGGCATGA
- a CDS encoding O-acetyl-ADP-ribose deacetylase: MSTIRLHRGDITQLNVDAIVNAANKSLLGGGGVDGAIHRAAGPELLNECRQLNGCETGNAKITKGYRLPAKYVIHTVGPVYNGGKYNEAEKLASCYRRSLEMALKNGVKSIAFPNISTGIYGYPKQEAAKIATQTVKDFLANDHGIEEVIFCVFDEENYSIYNSLLT; the protein is encoded by the coding sequence ATGAGTACAATTCGATTACACCGGGGCGATATTACCCAACTAAATGTTGATGCCATTGTTAACGCAGCCAACAAATCATTGCTGGGAGGCGGCGGTGTCGATGGAGCCATTCACCGGGCTGCCGGCCCCGAACTTTTGAATGAGTGCCGGCAACTTAATGGTTGCGAAACCGGCAATGCAAAAATTACCAAAGGATACAGGCTTCCGGCAAAATATGTGATTCACACGGTTGGACCGGTTTACAACGGAGGCAAATACAACGAAGCCGAAAAACTGGCATCGTGTTACCGACGAAGTTTGGAAATGGCGCTGAAAAATGGTGTAAAATCCATTGCTTTTCCTAATATCAGCACTGGAATTTATGGCTACCCCAAACAGGAAGCGGCAAAAATTGCCACGCAAACTGTGAAAGATTTTCTGGCAAACGATCACGGAATTGAAGAGGTCATATTCTGTGTATTTGATGAAGAGAATTACTCAATATACAATAGTCTGCTCACTTAA
- a CDS encoding N-acetylmuramoyl-L-alanine amidase-like domain-containing protein, with the protein MKTRFFPVFIALFFGFISLFAQNITGQNDKEICEYILSELQKHNEKPTAELVVEAGKLLMNTPYVAHTLETEPEQLIVNLRELDCTTFAENCLALARTAKTKKPSFKYFKNELQLIRYRGGEISGYPSRLHYFSDWIVDNDKKQTVESVSQSISNIEFDKTINFMSQHPDSYKPLINNAVFIEALNKQEQELTNCMLYYIPTEKLESLKQQIKDGDIFGITTNVDGLDITHVGIAVFKGEELHFMHASSKAGKVILSEETLYQYLSNRKSVTGIMIAHPL; encoded by the coding sequence ATGAAAACGAGATTTTTCCCTGTATTTATTGCTTTGTTTTTTGGCTTTATATCACTTTTTGCTCAAAACATCACTGGCCAAAACGACAAAGAAATTTGTGAGTATATTCTCTCGGAGTTACAAAAACACAATGAAAAACCAACAGCAGAACTTGTTGTTGAAGCAGGAAAGTTACTAATGAACACGCCCTACGTTGCCCACACTTTAGAAACCGAGCCCGAACAATTAATTGTTAATCTGCGCGAACTGGACTGTACCACCTTTGCCGAAAATTGTCTGGCACTGGCACGAACCGCCAAAACAAAAAAACCATCGTTTAAATATTTTAAAAACGAGCTGCAACTTATCCGATATCGGGGAGGTGAGATTAGCGGCTACCCTTCGCGTTTACATTATTTCAGCGACTGGATTGTGGATAACGACAAAAAACAAACGGTTGAATCGGTTTCGCAATCGATCAGTAATATAGAGTTTGATAAAACGATCAACTTTATGAGCCAGCACCCCGACAGTTACAAACCACTAATAAACAATGCTGTATTTATTGAAGCCCTTAACAAGCAGGAACAGGAATTAACAAATTGCATGCTTTACTACATCCCAACCGAAAAACTTGAATCACTAAAACAACAAATTAAAGATGGCGATATCTTTGGCATTACAACGAATGTTGACGGCCTGGACATCACACATGTAGGTATTGCGGTTTTTAAAGGCGAAGAACTTCATTTTATGCATGCGTCATCAAAAGCCGGGAAAGTAATCCTATCGGAAGAAACGCTTTACCAATATCTGAGCAACCGAAAATCGGTTACCGGAATAATGATTGCCCACCCGTTATAA
- a CDS encoding VOC family protein: protein MKKSFLLFTLILLGLFTMAQNNFSKSAIGVGVVVEDLEKSIDFYTNVIGMVKTGAFSVSKEKCTELGLTDSYQLDVTILKLEDSEEASEWKLMSLRTKAKHPKQKFMSDDTGMQYITLMVKHLQPVLDRIEKHGVKVLSGKPSQNGENSFFLLVQDPDGTFIELIGPK from the coding sequence ATGAAAAAAAGTTTCTTATTATTCACTCTCATTCTTTTGGGATTATTTACCATGGCACAAAACAATTTTAGCAAATCGGCAATTGGTGTTGGTGTTGTTGTTGAAGACCTTGAAAAATCGATCGATTTTTATACCAATGTAATTGGAATGGTGAAAACCGGTGCATTCTCAGTTTCGAAAGAAAAATGCACCGAACTGGGATTAACCGACAGTTACCAACTTGATGTTACTATTCTAAAACTGGAGGACAGCGAAGAAGCCAGCGAATGGAAACTGATGAGTTTAAGAACAAAAGCCAAACACCCCAAACAGAAATTTATGAGCGACGACACCGGAATGCAGTACATTACTTTAATGGTGAAACACCTTCAACCTGTTTTAGATCGTATAGAAAAACATGGAGTGAAAGTGTTGAGTGGCAAACCATCACAAAACGGAGAAAATAGTTTTTTTCTGCTCGTTCAGGATCCCGATGGAACTTTTATCGAGTTGATCGGTCCCAAATAA
- a CDS encoding hemolysin III family protein — MRKEVEAGYRTLSLGEEIFNSITHGIGTLLSIAALVLLVVFAAIKGNAWHVVSFSIFGSSLVLLYLSSTLYHSFTREKLKNLFVRFDHAAIFLLIAGTYTPFVLTTIRGALGWTLFGIIWGLAIAGMVIRSIYLTRFRKLMVGIYLTMGWMFLLAIGPIIRNLPTSSIAFLFIGGACYSIGVIFYSWRGLKYGHGIWHLFVLAGSIMHFFSVLYSLN; from the coding sequence ATGAGAAAAGAAGTTGAAGCCGGATACCGAACATTATCACTTGGAGAGGAGATATTTAATAGTATCACACATGGAATTGGGACTTTGCTAAGCATTGCCGCGCTTGTTCTTTTAGTAGTATTTGCTGCTATAAAAGGTAACGCGTGGCACGTGGTGAGTTTTAGTATTTTCGGAAGCAGTTTGGTTCTGCTTTATTTATCATCGACGCTTTACCACAGTTTCACCCGCGAAAAATTGAAGAACCTGTTTGTTCGCTTCGATCATGCCGCCATATTTTTACTAATTGCCGGCACTTATACGCCTTTTGTGCTCACCACCATTCGTGGAGCTTTGGGCTGGACTCTTTTTGGAATAATCTGGGGATTGGCGATTGCCGGAATGGTGATCCGCTCGATTTATTTAACCCGTTTTCGGAAATTGATGGTTGGCATTTACCTGACTATGGGCTGGATGTTTTTATTGGCCATCGGACCAATTATTAGAAATCTGCCAACATCGAGTATTGCCTTTTTATTTATTGGCGGTGCCTGTTACTCAATCGGGGTAATTTTTTATTCCTGGCGAGGTTTAAAATACGGTCACGGCATTTGGCACCTATTTGTTTTGGCGGGCAGTATCATGCATTTCTTCTCGGTACTTTACAGTTTAAATTAA
- the trxB gene encoding thioredoxin-disulfide reductase → MMFKPLDINDSNENKNVEPTDVEKVKCLIVGSGPAGYTAAIYAARANLSPVMYEGLQPGGQLTTTTEVENYPGYPEGVTGPVMMEDLKKQAQRFGTDVRWGMATKVDFSGGVHKVWIDDSKLIEAETVIIATGATAKYLGLEDETKYAGGGVSACATCDGFFYKGKDVAVVGGGDTAAEEAMYLAGLCNKVYLIVRRDVLRASRVMAERVKKIPNVEILWKHQTKGLIGDNGVVEGAILVKNLGEEGEEEVNIKIDGFFLAIGHKPNSDIFAEYVDTDDVGYILTKPGTSKTKTPGVFACGDVQDSQYRQAVTAAGSGCMAAIDAERYLSEKHS, encoded by the coding sequence ATGATGTTTAAACCACTTGATATTAACGATAGCAACGAGAATAAAAACGTTGAACCAACAGACGTAGAAAAAGTAAAATGTTTAATTGTAGGATCGGGGCCTGCAGGTTATACCGCTGCAATATATGCTGCACGCGCTAATCTGAGTCCGGTAATGTACGAAGGACTTCAGCCCGGAGGACAGTTAACAACAACTACCGAGGTTGAAAACTATCCGGGTTACCCGGAAGGAGTTACCGGTCCTGTAATGATGGAAGACCTGAAGAAACAGGCACAGCGTTTTGGTACCGATGTACGTTGGGGAATGGCTACTAAAGTTGATTTCTCAGGCGGTGTTCATAAGGTTTGGATCGATGACTCAAAATTGATCGAAGCTGAAACTGTGATTATTGCAACCGGAGCAACAGCAAAATATCTGGGACTTGAAGACGAAACAAAATATGCCGGAGGTGGAGTTTCTGCCTGTGCAACCTGCGACGGATTTTTCTACAAAGGAAAAGATGTAGCCGTTGTTGGTGGTGGCGATACTGCTGCTGAAGAGGCTATGTATCTTGCCGGATTGTGTAACAAGGTATACCTGATTGTTCGTCGTGATGTACTTCGTGCATCAAGAGTGATGGCCGAGCGTGTGAAAAAAATACCAAATGTAGAAATACTTTGGAAACACCAAACTAAAGGATTGATTGGTGATAACGGAGTTGTTGAAGGAGCAATACTTGTTAAAAACCTTGGCGAGGAAGGAGAAGAGGAAGTTAATATTAAAATTGACGGATTCTTTTTAGCCATAGGTCACAAACCAAACTCTGATATTTTTGCCGAATATGTTGACACCGACGATGTAGGATATATTTTAACCAAGCCGGGAACTTCAAAAACAAAAACTCCTGGTGTTTTTGCCTGCGGAGATGTTCAGGACTCGCAATACCGTCAGGCGGTTACTGCTGCCGGATCGGGATGTATGGCTGCAATTGATGCAGAGCGTTACCTTTCTGAAAAGCATTCATAA
- a CDS encoding N-acetylmuramoyl-L-alanine amidase encodes MSLDINRIKQLNFASDQYFQEALPKAQIFLHHTAGGASALNTANGWKSDSSRVATPYVLTGKINSPYEKDGDIIQCFNEKYWGYHLGIKAEAFTSFGLSYTRLDKTSIAIEVCNWGQLTKQSDGTYINYLNRTVSADEVTELESPFKGYKYFHKYTDAQIASLKELVEYLANKFNIDKTYNPDIFDITERAFKGENGIFTHNSVRTDKWDMYPCPRLIEMLKSL; translated from the coding sequence ATGTCTCTCGATATTAATAGAATAAAGCAACTGAATTTTGCAAGTGATCAGTATTTTCAGGAAGCATTGCCCAAAGCGCAAATATTTCTACACCATACAGCAGGAGGAGCAAGCGCTTTAAATACTGCCAACGGTTGGAAAAGTGACAGTTCACGGGTTGCAACACCATATGTATTAACCGGTAAAATAAACAGCCCATACGAAAAGGACGGTGATATTATCCAATGTTTCAATGAAAAATATTGGGGATATCATCTTGGAATAAAGGCAGAAGCGTTTACCTCTTTTGGCTTAAGTTATACCAGGCTCGACAAAACTTCAATTGCCATTGAAGTCTGTAATTGGGGTCAACTTACCAAACAATCTGATGGAACGTATATAAACTACCTGAACCGCACTGTTTCTGCCGATGAGGTAACTGAATTAGAATCACCTTTTAAAGGGTATAAATATTTTCATAAATATACCGATGCGCAAATTGCATCATTGAAAGAGCTTGTTGAATACCTGGCCAATAAATTCAATATAGATAAAACATATAATCCTGATATTTTCGATATCACTGAACGTGCTTTTAAAGGCGAAAATGGAATTTTTACCCACAACTCGGTTAGAACAGATAAGTGGGATATGTACCCGTGTCCGCGTTTAATTGAAATGCTGAAAAGTTTGTAG
- a CDS encoding DUF2589 domain-containing protein yields the protein MISFKLFVEAVHNAIIEASNTLMDKNVGLLDKYFEEAPTNSDDTTGETTGKSLSPKTVMLEYPILNADGEVETTEIQVPLITMVPLSMSHIEKATLSADFDLEIVDDELQLNFPRRSDGIFSKKGKRTTGSLEIVIAPQESSEGMKQIVEAYESVLKRQIS from the coding sequence ATGATCAGTTTTAAATTGTTTGTTGAGGCCGTCCACAATGCTATTATCGAAGCAAGTAATACGCTAATGGACAAAAATGTCGGTTTGCTTGATAAATATTTCGAAGAAGCTCCGACAAACAGTGATGATACAACAGGTGAAACTACGGGTAAGTCCTTGTCGCCTAAGACTGTTATGTTAGAATACCCAATACTGAATGCCGATGGTGAAGTTGAAACCACTGAGATACAAGTTCCATTGATTACGATGGTTCCATTGTCGATGTCGCACATTGAAAAAGCAACCCTGTCTGCCGATTTCGACCTTGAAATAGTTGACGATGAATTGCAACTTAACTTTCCTCGACGATCGGATGGTATTTTTTCCAAGAAAGGTAAAAGAACCACTGGTTCGCTCGAAATTGTTATTGCTCCACAGGAGTCCTCTGAAGGAATGAAACAGATTGTGGAAGCCTATGAATCTGTTCTTAAACGACAAATTTCATAA
- a CDS encoding DUF2589 domain-containing protein, translating to MAEASNKSLKPNFGSELNIESIISAPLVAASKANVVMVTGQTRFLLDYCFKKNKETEVLEPVIVEMVMVKGIIDNLKKPDEPGYIKKAEMTFSMPLICLVPLNSLAIDKVNVDFDMEITSMTSYEYTNAGGVIDKRAQLNGKISNKKEDSKGNIQGQYKSQSTSRLTVNINAGPLPLPVGVTTLLDLYTKSIQPFPKTTKSSEQ from the coding sequence ATGGCTGAAGCTTCAAATAAATCTTTAAAGCCCAATTTCGGTTCCGAATTAAACATTGAATCGATCATAAGTGCGCCTCTGGTTGCAGCATCAAAAGCGAACGTGGTTATGGTAACCGGCCAAACTCGATTTCTGCTTGATTATTGTTTTAAGAAAAACAAAGAAACTGAAGTGCTTGAACCAGTAATTGTTGAAATGGTGATGGTGAAAGGCATTATCGATAATTTAAAAAAACCTGATGAACCAGGGTATATCAAGAAAGCTGAAATGACTTTTTCGATGCCTTTGATTTGCCTTGTTCCTCTTAATTCGCTTGCAATCGATAAGGTAAATGTCGATTTCGATATGGAAATTACTTCAATGACATCATACGAGTACACTAATGCCGGTGGTGTTATTGATAAACGTGCTCAACTAAACGGTAAAATCAGTAACAAGAAAGAAGATTCAAAAGGGAATATACAAGGACAATATAAAAGCCAATCGACAAGCAGGCTGACAGTAAATATTAATGCAGGCCCTCTGCCATTACCTGTTGGTGTAACTACTTTACTCGATTTATACACCAAGTCTATACAGCCGTTTCCTAAAACTACAAAATCATCTGAGCAATAA
- a CDS encoding DUF2589 domain-containing protein: MESNLLSMAQQFSGLPMEALIGGPLNAAANANAAMAVTQTKFLLDTCFIKTHVAQQAAVQGTPGDPTATPPVQEVIGTPEIPEHDEYAPIMIVMSLTRPVLTPGNKATPGDPTATPPVPATPATAPIISNITTQFNLPMLTIIPINSLAVETVDINFEMEVKSSFSEEESQTSEKEFKGESSFEAKAGWGPFSVTVKGSASYDSKDSSTHNTHYQKSNSAKYTVNVHAGQLPVPKGVNTIIEAFTQCIQPITLS; the protein is encoded by the coding sequence ATGGAATCAAATTTATTATCAATGGCCCAACAGTTTTCGGGCCTTCCGATGGAAGCTTTGATTGGTGGACCATTAAATGCAGCAGCAAATGCCAATGCAGCAATGGCCGTTACACAAACAAAGTTTTTACTGGATACCTGCTTTATCAAAACACACGTGGCTCAGCAAGCCGCTGTGCAAGGTACTCCAGGTGATCCAACAGCCACTCCTCCGGTTCAGGAAGTAATCGGCACACCCGAAATACCGGAACACGATGAGTATGCCCCTATCATGATTGTGATGTCTCTAACCCGTCCGGTTTTAACTCCCGGTAATAAAGCTACTCCGGGTGATCCAACCGCAACACCTCCTGTACCTGCTACACCTGCAACCGCTCCAATTATTTCAAATATTACAACCCAATTCAATTTGCCAATGCTTACAATCATCCCGATTAATTCATTGGCTGTTGAAACTGTTGATATTAACTTTGAAATGGAAGTGAAGTCAAGTTTCTCAGAAGAGGAATCACAAACTTCAGAAAAAGAGTTTAAAGGTGAATCAAGTTTTGAAGCAAAAGCCGGTTGGGGACCATTCTCTGTTACCGTAAAAGGTAGTGCCAGCTACGATTCGAAAGATTCATCGACGCACAACACCCACTACCAAAAAAGTAACTCGGCAAAATACACCGTGAATGTTCATGCAGGACAGCTTCCTGTGCCAAAAGGTGTAAATACCATTATTGAAGCATTCACACAATGTATTCAACCTATTACTCTTAGTTAA